A single genomic interval of Koleobacter methoxysyntrophicus harbors:
- the groL gene encoding chaperonin GroEL (60 kDa chaperone family; promotes refolding of misfolded polypeptides especially under stressful conditions; forms two stacked rings of heptamers to form a barrel-shaped 14mer; ends can be capped by GroES; misfolded proteins enter the barrel where they are refolded when GroES binds), whose amino-acid sequence MAKEIKFNEDARRAIERGVNKLADTVKVTLGPKGRNVVLDKKFGSPTITNDGVTIAKEIELEDPYENMGAQLVKEVATKTQDVAGDGTTTATLLAQAIIREGLKNVAAGANPMILKKGIEKAVNAVVDEIKKFSKPIESKESIAQVASISAADEEIGKLIAEAMEKVGKDGVITVEESKTMGTTLEVVEGMQFDRGYISPYMVTDTEKMEAVLDEPYILITDKKISNVQDLLPVLEKIVQQGKKLLLIAEDVEGEALATLVVNKLRGTFTCVAVKAPGFGDRRKAMLQDIAILTGGQVISEELGIELKNADLSMMGTARQVKVTKEDTIIVDGGGNPDEIKKRIAQIRTQIEDTTSEFDKEKLQERLAKLAGGVAVIQVGAATETELKEKKHRIEDALSATRAAVEEGIVAGGGTAFINALPALEALKAEGDEKTGIDIIKRALEEPIRQIAFNAGLEGSIIVEKLKESKPGIGFDALKQEYVDMIAAGIVDPTKVTRSTLQNAASVAAMILTTEAVVADIPEKEKDMPGGGGGMPPMM is encoded by the coding sequence ATGGCAAAAGAAATAAAGTTTAATGAAGATGCCCGTAGAGCCATTGAGAGGGGAGTTAATAAATTAGCTGATACCGTTAAAGTAACCCTTGGGCCTAAAGGCCGTAACGTAGTCCTGGACAAGAAGTTCGGTTCCCCCACAATTACCAATGACGGGGTAACCATTGCAAAGGAAATAGAACTGGAAGATCCGTATGAGAATATGGGTGCCCAGCTTGTAAAAGAAGTAGCTACCAAGACCCAGGATGTTGCCGGTGACGGTACAACTACTGCAACCTTATTAGCTCAAGCCATCATCAGAGAAGGCCTTAAAAACGTAGCTGCTGGTGCAAATCCCATGATCTTAAAGAAAGGTATAGAGAAAGCCGTTAATGCAGTAGTTGATGAAATTAAGAAATTCAGCAAACCTATCGAGAGCAAGGAATCCATCGCTCAGGTAGCTTCCATTTCTGCAGCCGATGAAGAAATCGGTAAATTAATTGCAGAAGCCATGGAAAAGGTCGGTAAGGATGGTGTCATTACCGTAGAAGAGTCCAAGACCATGGGAACTACCCTGGAAGTTGTGGAAGGTATGCAGTTCGATAGGGGTTATATTTCCCCGTATATGGTTACCGATACAGAAAAAATGGAAGCCGTCCTTGATGAACCTTATATCCTGATTACCGATAAGAAGATAAGCAATGTTCAAGACCTGCTGCCGGTTCTTGAAAAAATCGTTCAGCAGGGCAAGAAACTCCTCCTTATCGCCGAAGATGTTGAGGGTGAAGCCCTGGCTACCCTGGTTGTCAACAAATTGAGAGGGACCTTCACCTGTGTAGCTGTAAAAGCCCCGGGCTTCGGTGACAGGAGAAAGGCAATGCTTCAGGATATCGCTATTCTCACAGGCGGCCAGGTTATTTCTGAAGAGCTGGGTATTGAACTCAAGAATGCTGACCTCAGCATGATGGGTACCGCCCGTCAGGTTAAGGTGACCAAGGAAGATACCATTATCGTTGACGGCGGTGGAAATCCTGATGAGATTAAGAAACGGATTGCTCAAATCCGCACCCAGATCGAAGATACTACATCTGAGTTCGATAAAGAGAAATTACAGGAGCGCCTCGCTAAACTTGCAGGCGGTGTTGCAGTAATCCAGGTCGGTGCCGCTACGGAAACCGAGCTGAAGGAGAAGAAACACAGAATTGAGGATGCCCTGTCTGCAACCAGGGCAGCCGTTGAAGAGGGTATCGTAGCCGGCGGCGGAACTGCTTTCATCAATGCATTACCCGCCCTTGAAGCCCTGAAAGCTGAAGGCGATGAAAAGACCGGTATCGATATAATCAAGAGGGCATTAGAAGAGCCCATAAGGCAGATTGCATTTAATGCCGGTTTGGAAGGTTCCATCATCGTAGAAAAGCTGAAAGAGTCGAAACCCGGAATAGGATTTGATGCATTGAAACAGGAATACGTTGATATGATTGCGGCAGGTATTGTAGACCCCACAAAGGTAACCCGTTCAACCCTGCAGAATGCAGCCAGTGTTGCAGCAATGATTCTTACAACTGAAGCTGTAGTAGCAGATATCCCCGAAAAGGAAAAGGATATGCCCGGCGGCGGTGGCGGAATGCCCCCGATGATGTAA
- a CDS encoding MOSC domain-containing protein: MRKKDIGKGELIEGFGLKGDAHGGDWHRQVSLLAVESIEKMQKKGLKVGPGDFAENITTKGLDLVNLPVGTRLRVNGALMEVTQIGKECHSRCAIYYQAGDCVMPREGIFVRVLKSGPVQVGDIVEVVSE, from the coding sequence ATGAGGAAGAAAGATATCGGGAAGGGAGAGCTGATAGAGGGCTTCGGCCTGAAAGGAGATGCCCACGGAGGGGACTGGCACAGACAGGTATCCTTACTTGCTGTGGAGAGCATTGAAAAGATGCAGAAAAAAGGCCTGAAAGTAGGCCCGGGAGATTTTGCCGAAAATATAACCACAAAGGGGCTTGATCTGGTTAACCTGCCCGTTGGGACCCGCTTAAGGGTAAATGGTGCTTTGATGGAGGTTACCCAGATCGGCAAGGAATGCCATTCCAGGTGTGCTATATATTATCAGGCCGGAGACTGTGTTATGCCGAGAGAAGGCATCTTCGTGAGGGTGTTAAAGAGCGGCCCGGTACAGGTGGGGGATATTGTAGAGGTGGTTTCAGAGTGA
- a CDS encoding LarC family nickel insertion protein → MKTLYLDCFCGISGDKMLGLLVDLGVNLDVIIEGINKMGVSGFLIKAERKKSGFIEGTNVWVNVYEEQPYRNLKDIIQMIESSTLAENIKGMSKQMFYNLARGEAKAHGQDEMELLFHEKGAVDTIVDIVGTAIGIHELGFDRVYSSPLHLGSGFLKMGEKRIPIPSPAAIEILKSVPVYSSGIPAELVTPTGAAIVVTLAEEFRALPPMAIVKVGYGCGKRELEIPDMLRGVVMKA, encoded by the coding sequence TTGAAAACACTGTATTTAGATTGTTTTTGCGGCATAAGCGGTGACAAGATGCTGGGCTTGCTGGTGGATTTAGGGGTAAATTTAGATGTAATAATAGAGGGTATTAACAAAATGGGGGTTTCCGGTTTCCTGATAAAGGCTGAAAGGAAGAAATCCGGTTTTATAGAAGGCACGAATGTGTGGGTTAATGTTTATGAAGAACAGCCCTATAGAAATCTAAAGGATATTATTCAAATGATAGAATCCAGCACATTGGCAGAAAATATAAAGGGCATGTCAAAGCAAATGTTTTATAACCTGGCCAGGGGAGAGGCAAAAGCCCACGGTCAGGACGAGATGGAATTGCTCTTCCATGAAAAGGGTGCCGTAGATACGATAGTCGATATCGTCGGCACGGCAATAGGAATACACGAACTGGGATTTGACAGGGTTTATTCATCCCCCCTGCATCTGGGCTCCGGTTTCTTGAAAATGGGAGAAAAAAGGATTCCCATACCCAGCCCTGCGGCAATAGAGATATTGAAGAGTGTTCCCGTATATTCCAGCGGCATTCCTGCAGAGCTGGTAACACCGACGGGAGCTGCCATTGTTGTTACCCTTGCCGAGGAATTCAGGGCATTACCCCCTATGGCTATAGTTAAGGTGGGTTATGGGTGCGGTAAGCGGGAACTGGAGATTCCCGATATGCTCAGGGGAGTTGTTATGAAGGCTTAA
- a CDS encoding RNA-binding protein, which yields MKQKTVVMVLNNSDEKLFEARIKDLINIAQKNAVKRASNFLDPGEQQMAEYIAGKFPGIGFYFEGGYPEAERRIMIVFPDYLEEQPFVPPLGALRVTPTGDHKHPGHRDYLGAILGLGIAREKTGDLLVGREHCDVILKEEVLEYIGLNLARVGSVPVSVEEISIREISRPNAAFKEVKGTVASMRLDAVASLAFGISRSKIAPYIKGENLRVNFKTVKDPSTPVKEGDVISAARLGRIKVIEVGGQSKKGRTFIKIHKYASK from the coding sequence ATGAAACAAAAAACGGTGGTGATGGTTTTGAACAATTCTGATGAAAAGCTTTTTGAAGCACGGATAAAGGACTTGATAAACATAGCCCAAAAAAATGCAGTAAAGAGGGCGAGCAATTTCCTTGATCCGGGAGAACAGCAGATGGCCGAATATATTGCCGGAAAGTTTCCCGGAATAGGATTTTATTTTGAAGGGGGTTACCCTGAAGCCGAAAGGAGGATAATGATAGTGTTTCCCGATTACCTAGAAGAACAGCCTTTTGTACCTCCTCTTGGAGCCCTAAGGGTTACTCCCACCGGTGACCATAAACACCCCGGGCACAGGGATTATCTGGGAGCAATCCTCGGGCTGGGTATTGCCCGGGAAAAGACGGGAGACCTGCTGGTGGGCAGGGAGCACTGCGATGTAATCCTTAAAGAAGAAGTCCTGGAATATATAGGCCTTAACCTCGCAAGGGTAGGCAGTGTTCCGGTATCGGTAGAAGAGATTTCCATAAGAGAAATTTCACGGCCTAATGCAGCCTTTAAGGAGGTAAAAGGCACCGTTGCTTCTATGCGGCTGGATGCTGTTGCCAGCCTTGCCTTCGGCATATCACGATCGAAAATAGCACCTTATATAAAAGGCGAAAATTTAAGGGTTAATTTTAAAACCGTAAAAGACCCTTCAACACCGGTTAAGGAGGGGGATGTGATTTCAGCTGCCCGCCTCGGAAGGATCAAAGTGATTGAAGTGGGAGGGCAGAGCAAAAAAGGGAGGACTTTTATTAAAATCCATAAATATGCGTCAAAATAA
- a CDS encoding LysM peptidoglycan-binding domain-containing protein, with amino-acid sequence MVKSPILLICITLLSLLCVIFLYPPSVFLCVSPPREIIFSAKEELREKAAAQEHYAGKTKGKIYIVKKGDTLYSLSKRFGVTISELASVNNINNINLIYINQALIVPEPEPEQKPKLQPPNGQIKQKNGETIRVINPPVRTTSIEQKPKSIEGEGVLLMPWKEVKKLLKPKMTYTLIDVDTNLMFNVVHRFGTLHSDVEPRTPKDTEILKRIYGEWSWERRAVVAIINGKKIAASLIGMPHGSQSITDNNFPGMICVHFLGSAVHKTGKVDPQHQAMVKKASFYELPPDK; translated from the coding sequence ATGGTTAAATCTCCTATTCTTCTTATCTGCATAACCTTGTTAAGCCTTTTATGTGTAATATTTCTATATCCGCCATCCGTTTTCCTGTGCGTTTCTCCCCCGAGGGAAATAATTTTTTCGGCCAAGGAAGAATTAAGAGAGAAAGCAGCAGCACAAGAACATTATGCCGGTAAAACCAAAGGTAAAATATACATCGTAAAAAAGGGTGATACTCTTTACAGCCTTTCGAAAAGATTCGGGGTTACCATTTCGGAATTAGCATCTGTTAATAATATAAATAATATCAACTTAATCTATATAAATCAAGCCCTTATAGTACCCGAACCTGAACCTGAACAAAAACCAAAACTTCAACCCCCGAATGGTCAAATCAAACAAAAAAACGGCGAAACTATCCGGGTTATAAACCCACCCGTAAGGACAACTTCAATTGAACAAAAACCGAAATCCATCGAAGGTGAAGGGGTCCTGTTGATGCCCTGGAAAGAAGTAAAAAAACTCTTAAAACCGAAAATGACCTATACACTTATAGATGTTGATACGAACCTTATGTTTAATGTCGTTCACCGTTTCGGAACCCTTCATTCTGATGTTGAACCCCGGACACCTAAAGACACGGAGATATTGAAACGAATATACGGTGAATGGAGCTGGGAAAGAAGGGCCGTTGTAGCAATAATTAACGGCAAAAAAATTGCGGCTTCTCTGATCGGGATGCCTCATGGAAGTCAGAGTATCACGGATAATAACTTTCCGGGGATGATATGTGTGCACTTTTTGGGAAGTGCTGTTCATAAAACCGGGAAAGTAGATCCACAGCATCAGGCTATGGTAAAAAAGGCGTCCTTTTACGAATTACCTCCTGACAAATAA
- the guaA gene encoding glutamine-hydrolyzing GMP synthase, with amino-acid sequence MLFGSELILILDFGGQYSQLIARRVREASVYCEIKPYRISLEEIMRLNPKGIIMSGGPASVYAENAPRIEPGLFELGIPVLGICYGMQLMALTLGGVVKRAERKEYGITPLFIDRPEGILQGFSGETQALMSHGDSIEKPPAGFKVLAHTENTPIAAMGNPEKNLFGVQFHPEVHHTPGGQEIIRNFLFNICECSGDWTVESFVDNTVRGIKERVGDRKVLCALSGGIDSSVAAVLVHRAVGDNLTCIFVDHGLLRKDEGAKVERIFRETFDVNLIKVEAGERFLGKLKGITDPERKRKIIGEEFIRVFEEEAKKLGKIDFLVQGTLYPDVIESGTDTAAVIKSHHNVGGLPEDMDFELIEPLRDLFKDEVRKVAAEIGLPDEIVWRQPFPGPGLAVRVLGEITEEKLAILREADAVVEEEIKKAGLYKEIWQAFAVLPNMKSVGVMGDDRTYAYAVIIRAVNSSDGMTADWVRLPYEVLERISSRIVNEVRGVNRVVYDITSKPPGTIEWE; translated from the coding sequence ATTTTGTTTGGTAGTGAATTGATTCTTATTCTCGACTTCGGAGGCCAGTACAGCCAGTTAATAGCCCGTAGAGTCAGGGAAGCCAGTGTATATTGTGAGATCAAGCCCTACAGGATTTCACTCGAGGAGATCATGCGGTTAAATCCCAAAGGGATAATCATGTCCGGCGGGCCGGCCAGCGTTTATGCAGAAAATGCCCCTAGAATCGAGCCGGGTCTGTTCGAACTGGGGATACCCGTGCTGGGGATCTGTTACGGCATGCAGCTTATGGCCCTAACTCTGGGAGGAGTTGTTAAGAGGGCCGAAAGGAAGGAATACGGTATAACCCCCCTCTTTATAGATAGGCCTGAGGGGATACTGCAGGGGTTTTCAGGGGAAACTCAGGCATTAATGAGCCATGGTGACTCCATAGAAAAGCCGCCGGCAGGATTTAAAGTACTTGCCCACACCGAAAACACCCCTATTGCTGCGATGGGCAACCCCGAAAAAAACCTCTTCGGTGTCCAGTTTCACCCTGAAGTGCACCACACCCCCGGAGGCCAGGAGATTATCAGGAATTTCCTCTTCAACATCTGTGAATGCTCCGGTGACTGGACGGTTGAATCCTTTGTTGATAATACCGTAAGGGGAATAAAGGAACGGGTAGGAGACAGGAAGGTATTATGTGCCCTGAGCGGAGGTATCGATTCGTCCGTCGCAGCGGTCCTGGTTCACAGGGCGGTTGGAGATAACCTGACCTGTATTTTTGTGGACCACGGTCTCCTGCGAAAGGACGAAGGGGCCAAAGTTGAGCGGATATTTAGGGAGACCTTTGACGTGAACCTCATAAAGGTTGAAGCAGGGGAACGGTTTTTGGGAAAATTAAAGGGTATAACCGACCCTGAAAGAAAGCGGAAAATAATAGGTGAAGAATTCATAAGGGTTTTTGAAGAAGAAGCCAAAAAACTGGGGAAAATAGACTTCCTCGTCCAGGGAACCCTTTACCCCGATGTGATAGAGAGCGGCACCGACACGGCAGCAGTAATCAAGAGTCACCACAATGTGGGCGGGCTCCCGGAAGATATGGACTTCGAACTGATAGAACCTTTAAGGGACCTTTTCAAAGACGAGGTAAGGAAGGTGGCTGCAGAAATCGGCCTCCCCGATGAGATAGTCTGGAGACAGCCCTTCCCGGGACCGGGCCTTGCCGTAAGGGTTTTAGGGGAAATAACGGAAGAAAAGCTTGCCATCCTGAGGGAAGCCGATGCTGTAGTTGAGGAAGAAATCAAGAAGGCGGGCCTTTATAAGGAAATATGGCAGGCCTTTGCCGTCCTCCCCAATATGAAGAGTGTGGGTGTAATGGGGGATGACAGGACATATGCCTATGCCGTAATAATACGGGCCGTAAACAGTTCCGACGGAATGACTGCCGATTGGGTGAGGTTACCTTATGAGGTCCTTGAACGGATATCCAGCAGGATAGTAAACGAGGTAAGGGGCGTCAACCGGGTTGTATATGACATAACATCTAAACCTCCCGGGACTATCGAGTGGGAGTAG
- the groES gene encoding co-chaperone GroES, translating into MNIKPLGDRVVIKVLESEEKTKSGIVIPDTAKEKPQEGKVVAVGSGEVVDGKKIPLEVKVGDRVIYSKYAGTEVKLDGEEYLILRQNDILAIVE; encoded by the coding sequence ATGAACATCAAACCTTTAGGAGATCGCGTAGTGATCAAGGTACTGGAGAGTGAAGAAAAAACAAAGAGCGGGATCGTTATTCCCGATACAGCAAAAGAGAAACCACAGGAAGGAAAAGTTGTTGCAGTCGGATCAGGCGAAGTAGTTGACGGTAAGAAGATTCCCCTTGAAGTTAAGGTAGGAGACAGGGTTATTTACTCTAAGTATGCCGGGACAGAAGTTAAGCTTGACGGGGAAGAGTACCTTATCCTTCGCCAGAATGATATCCTTGCAATAGTTGAATAA
- a CDS encoding bifunctional nuclease family protein — translation MDLIKLKVKTVVLSSQGLCSLLLTDEGEKKVLPITIGFFEAQAIAFPLEGKTPPRPLTHDLLKTICQKLNGELEKVVITDIKDDTYYSEIYLRRNGDIMQIDARPSDAIALALRYDAPIYMAPRLVEFTYDYSDIFKDYVDGDID, via the coding sequence ATGGATCTAATAAAACTGAAGGTTAAAACGGTTGTTTTATCTTCTCAGGGTTTGTGTTCGCTTTTGCTGACCGATGAAGGAGAAAAAAAGGTGCTGCCTATTACGATCGGTTTTTTCGAGGCCCAGGCTATAGCATTCCCCCTGGAAGGGAAAACCCCTCCCAGACCTTTAACTCACGATTTACTCAAAACCATATGCCAGAAACTAAATGGGGAATTGGAAAAGGTGGTCATAACAGATATAAAAGATGATACTTACTATTCAGAGATATACCTGCGGCGCAACGGTGATATAATGCAGATAGATGCCCGACCCAGTGATGCTATTGCCCTAGCGTTGCGTTATGATGCTCCTATTTATATGGCTCCGAGGTTGGTTGAATTTACCTATGATTACTCGGATATTTTTAAAGATTACGTGGATGGAGACATAGATTAA
- a CDS encoding endonuclease III domain-containing protein: MKKRLLQIYNRLYSEFGPQNWWPADSPFEVIIGAILTQSTSWKNVEKAVQNMKKKGLMTPEALYKAEEQSLAEIIRPSGYYNMKAKKLKAFVNFLFNRFSGDLDEMFKTPTALLRKELLSIYGIGEETADSILLYAGNLPVFVVDAYTRRIFSRLGFFGEETTYGQIQRLFMDNLPPDPCLFNEYHALIVALGKDYCRKTKPNCSGCPLRSGNLF, encoded by the coding sequence GTGAAAAAGCGTCTCTTACAGATATATAACAGGCTGTATTCGGAATTCGGTCCCCAGAACTGGTGGCCCGCCGATTCCCCCTTTGAAGTAATAATCGGAGCCATCCTTACTCAGTCAACCAGCTGGAAAAACGTCGAAAAGGCTGTTCAAAACATGAAAAAAAAGGGCCTCATGACCCCTGAAGCCCTTTATAAAGCAGAAGAACAAAGCCTTGCCGAAATTATACGGCCTTCCGGATACTATAACATGAAAGCAAAAAAATTAAAGGCCTTTGTAAATTTCCTATTTAACCGTTTTTCAGGGGACCTTGATGAAATGTTCAAAACACCCACGGCCCTTCTGCGAAAGGAACTTCTCAGCATATACGGCATCGGGGAGGAGACAGCCGATTCCATTCTGCTTTATGCCGGCAATCTGCCCGTTTTTGTTGTTGACGCATATACCAGAAGGATCTTTTCCAGGCTGGGGTTCTTCGGAGAAGAAACCACTTACGGACAAATTCAGAGGCTTTTTATGGATAATCTTCCCCCTGACCCTTGCCTCTTTAATGAATACCATGCCCTTATTGTAGCCCTTGGCAAGGATTACTGCAGGAAAACAAAGCCGAATTGTTCCGGATGCCCTTTAAGAAGCGGAAACTTATTTTGA
- a CDS encoding MtnX-like HAD-IB family phosphatase — translation MKKMFFIDFDGTVTKEDVCLVMVENFCREGWKEINDKWERGEISTEECARQTFKLFNAAEDDLYRVLDTIEIDDFFKPFIELCQQEGYEVYILSDGYDLMIEYILNKYGLSYLPFFANRLIINNNRYSIKCPNINPACGQCGTCKKNILKSLKKENRQVIYIGDGYSDICVSREADLVFAKGFLLDYCRSDNIQVVPFGDFGDIIDRLKADNQSQP, via the coding sequence ATGAAAAAAATGTTTTTTATTGACTTTGATGGAACGGTAACCAAGGAAGACGTCTGCCTTGTAATGGTGGAAAACTTCTGCAGGGAAGGCTGGAAGGAAATAAACGATAAATGGGAACGGGGAGAAATTTCAACGGAAGAATGTGCGCGACAGACCTTTAAGCTCTTCAATGCAGCGGAAGACGACCTGTATAGGGTGCTGGATACCATTGAAATAGACGATTTTTTTAAACCGTTTATTGAATTATGTCAGCAAGAAGGTTATGAGGTATATATCCTGAGCGATGGTTATGATTTAATGATTGAATACATTCTAAATAAATACGGCCTTTCATATCTCCCCTTTTTTGCAAATCGCCTGATTATTAACAATAACCGTTATTCAATAAAATGTCCAAACATAAACCCGGCCTGCGGCCAGTGCGGCACCTGCAAGAAAAATATCTTGAAATCCTTAAAAAAAGAAAACCGTCAGGTCATATACATCGGAGACGGTTATTCCGATATATGTGTAAGCAGGGAAGCTGATCTGGTATTCGCAAAGGGTTTTCTTTTAGATTACTGCAGGAGTGACAATATTCAGGTTGTACCCTTCGGTGACTTTGGCGATATAATAGACCGGCTCAAGGCAGATAACCAGAGCCAGCCTTAA
- the moaC gene encoding cyclic pyranopterin monophosphate synthase MoaC, which yields MEFTHFNENGRAKMVDVSEKPDTLREAAAAGRVFMKAETLKLIEQGAVKKGDVLAVAQVAGVMAAKKTGHLIPMCHPLFLTGIDLNFNIDRERFCIEVEAVVRTLGKTGVEMEALTAVSAACLTIYDMCKSVDREMVISDIRLMKKSGGKSGEFVRVESK from the coding sequence ATGGAATTTACCCATTTTAATGAAAACGGCAGAGCAAAAATGGTGGATGTATCCGAAAAACCCGATACCCTCAGGGAAGCCGCTGCAGCCGGAAGAGTATTTATGAAGGCGGAAACCCTTAAATTGATTGAACAGGGCGCTGTTAAAAAGGGCGATGTGCTGGCAGTAGCCCAGGTAGCCGGAGTAATGGCTGCTAAAAAAACGGGTCACCTGATCCCCATGTGCCATCCCCTGTTTCTTACGGGTATAGACCTGAACTTCAATATTGACAGGGAACGGTTCTGTATCGAAGTCGAAGCGGTGGTCAGGACCCTGGGTAAAACGGGCGTTGAGATGGAGGCGCTGACGGCAGTATCGGCGGCATGTTTAACCATATATGATATGTGTAAGTCGGTTGACAGGGAGATGGTTATCTCTGATATCCGGCTGATGAAAAAAAGCGGGGGAAAGAGCGGGGAATTTGTTCGGGTAGAAAGTAAATGA
- a CDS encoding MogA/MoaB family molybdenum cofactor biosynthesis protein, with protein sequence MIRVGILTASDKGYRGEREDLSAGVIKELVAKIDGRVESYCIVPDDKETIKQKLLDMCGHGMDLIITTGGTGLSPRDNTPDATLEVIEKEVPGLSEAMRAEGYKKTPHALLSRGVCGIKGSTLIINLPGSPKGVRENLEVILPAIPHGIQVLKGKISDCGSGE encoded by the coding sequence GTGATAAGGGTAGGTATCCTTACAGCAAGTGATAAGGGTTATAGAGGTGAAAGGGAGGATTTGAGCGCCGGTGTCATAAAAGAGCTTGTGGCAAAGATCGACGGCAGGGTTGAGAGTTACTGCATTGTACCCGATGATAAAGAAACTATAAAACAAAAACTGCTGGATATGTGCGGGCATGGAATGGATCTCATCATCACCACCGGCGGAACGGGATTAAGCCCCAGGGATAACACCCCTGATGCCACCCTTGAGGTAATAGAAAAGGAGGTTCCGGGTCTTTCGGAAGCTATGAGGGCAGAAGGATATAAAAAAACCCCCCATGCCCTTCTTTCAAGAGGTGTATGCGGGATAAAGGGGTCAACCCTTATTATAAACCTTCCGGGCAGCCCCAAAGGGGTTAGAGAAAACCTGGAGGTTATCCTTCCTGCCATTCCCCACGGCATCCAGGTCCTGAAGGGAAAGATATCCGACTGCGGTTCGGGAGAATGA
- the moaA gene encoding GTP 3',8-cyclase MoaA, which produces MKDRYGREIEYLRISVTDRCNFRCRYCMPEDGVIPKSHDDILTFEEMVDIVKVGIAAGINKIRVTGGEPLVRKGTVDFIAKLKRVSGIKDISMTTNGSLLAEMAVPLKKAGLDRVNISLDTLQPDRFKWITRTGCLAEVLEGMEKALDAGLSPVKVNCVISKGFNDDELEDFIYLTHHYPVHVRFIELMPLGDDEWSRNGYIPNGELIKRIKQTLKPVEGVRGNGPAVYYRAQGAIGTIGFISPLSQHFCGRCNRLRLTADGKLKPCLESDVEFDIKGVIRHGGGEEDIKRVFRMAVEAKPLHHNMVQGEYRARNRKMSQIGG; this is translated from the coding sequence ATGAAGGACAGATACGGAAGGGAAATAGAGTATTTAAGGATATCAGTAACGGACAGGTGCAATTTCCGGTGCCGGTACTGTATGCCTGAAGATGGGGTAATCCCCAAGAGTCACGATGACATCCTGACCTTTGAAGAGATGGTAGATATAGTAAAAGTCGGCATTGCTGCAGGGATAAATAAGATAAGGGTAACAGGGGGAGAACCCCTTGTCAGAAAGGGGACTGTTGATTTTATTGCCAAACTCAAACGAGTCAGCGGTATAAAGGATATATCCATGACCACCAACGGTTCCCTTCTGGCCGAGATGGCTGTTCCTCTGAAAAAAGCGGGCCTTGACAGGGTAAATATCAGCCTCGATACATTACAGCCCGACAGATTCAAGTGGATAACCAGAACGGGCTGCCTTGCCGAGGTCTTAGAAGGAATGGAAAAGGCTCTGGATGCAGGCCTTTCCCCCGTTAAGGTTAATTGTGTCATCTCAAAGGGGTTCAATGATGACGAACTAGAAGATTTTATTTATCTGACACACCATTATCCCGTTCATGTTCGTTTTATCGAACTAATGCCCTTGGGAGATGACGAATGGTCCAGAAACGGTTATATCCCTAACGGTGAGTTGATTAAAAGAATCAAGCAGACCCTTAAGCCCGTTGAAGGGGTAAGGGGTAATGGCCCTGCCGTATATTACAGGGCACAGGGAGCGATTGGAACCATAGGCTTTATAAGCCCGTTAAGCCAGCACTTCTGTGGAAGGTGCAACCGCTTGAGGCTTACCGCCGACGGCAAGTTGAAGCCCTGCCTCGAATCCGATGTGGAGTTTGACATTAAAGGTGTTATAAGACACGGAGGCGGTGAAGAAGATATCAAAAGGGTTTTCAGAATGGCCGTCGAAGCAAAACCCCTCCACCACAACATGGTTCAGGGGGAATACAGGGCAAGGAACCGAAAAATGTCCCAGATTGGAGGGTAG